A region of Streptomyces sp. NBC_01267 DNA encodes the following proteins:
- the gatB gene encoding Asp-tRNA(Asn)/Glu-tRNA(Gln) amidotransferase subunit GatB, whose amino-acid sequence MTVTELASYEEALTTYDPVMGLEVHVELGTRTKMFCGCSTELGAEPNSQTCPTCLGLPGSLPVVNAIGVESAIKIGLALNCEIAEWCRFARKNYFYPDMPKNFQTSQYDEPIAFNGYLDVQLEDGETFRVQIERAHMEEDTGKSLHVGGATGRIHGASHSLLDYNRAGIPLIEIVTKPIEGAGERAPEVAKAYVAELRELIKALGVSEARMEMGQMRCDVNLSLRLHGVEKLGTRSETKNVNSLRSVERAARYEIQRHAAVLNSGGSIVQETRHFHEEDGSTTAGRIKDNAEDYRYFPEPDLVPVAPARDWVEELRAELPELPRVRRNRLREEWGVSEFDMQSILNAGAIEPIVATIDAGAPSDQARKWWMGELARNANETGRELAALPITPEQVARVAALVAAGDLNDKLARQVIDGVLAGEGGPDEVVEKRGLKVVSDDGALGAAVDEAIASNAAIADKIRSGKVAAAGALVGAVMKATRGQADAARVRELILEKLGAEG is encoded by the coding sequence GTGACCGTCACTGAACTCGCGTCGTACGAGGAAGCCCTCACGACGTACGACCCCGTCATGGGCCTTGAGGTCCATGTCGAACTCGGCACCAGGACCAAGATGTTCTGCGGCTGCTCGACCGAGCTGGGTGCCGAGCCCAACTCGCAGACCTGCCCCACCTGTCTGGGTCTGCCGGGCTCGCTGCCGGTCGTCAACGCGATCGGCGTCGAGTCGGCCATCAAGATCGGCCTCGCGCTGAACTGCGAGATCGCCGAGTGGTGCCGCTTCGCCCGGAAGAACTACTTCTATCCGGACATGCCGAAGAACTTCCAGACCTCGCAGTACGACGAGCCGATCGCCTTCAACGGCTATCTGGACGTCCAGCTGGAGGACGGCGAGACCTTCCGGGTGCAGATCGAGCGCGCCCACATGGAGGAGGACACCGGAAAGTCGCTGCACGTCGGCGGCGCCACCGGCCGTATCCACGGCGCGTCCCACTCGCTGCTCGACTACAACCGCGCGGGCATCCCGCTCATCGAGATCGTCACCAAGCCGATCGAGGGTGCCGGGGAGCGTGCCCCCGAGGTCGCCAAGGCGTACGTCGCCGAGCTGCGCGAACTCATCAAGGCGCTCGGCGTCTCCGAGGCCCGGATGGAAATGGGCCAGATGCGCTGCGACGTGAACCTGTCGCTGCGTCTGCACGGTGTCGAGAAGCTCGGCACCCGCTCGGAGACGAAGAACGTCAACTCGCTGCGTTCGGTGGAGCGCGCCGCCCGCTACGAGATCCAGCGCCACGCCGCGGTGCTGAACTCCGGCGGTTCGATCGTGCAGGAGACCCGGCACTTCCACGAGGAGGACGGCTCCACCACGGCCGGCCGCATCAAGGACAACGCCGAGGACTACCGCTACTTCCCGGAGCCCGACCTGGTCCCGGTCGCGCCCGCGCGCGACTGGGTCGAGGAGCTGCGAGCCGAGCTGCCCGAGCTGCCGCGCGTACGCCGTAACCGGCTGCGTGAGGAGTGGGGCGTCTCCGAGTTCGACATGCAGTCGATTCTCAACGCCGGTGCGATCGAGCCGATCGTCGCGACGATCGACGCGGGCGCCCCGTCCGACCAGGCCCGCAAGTGGTGGATGGGCGAGCTGGCCCGCAACGCCAACGAGACCGGCCGTGAGCTCGCGGCGCTGCCGATCACGCCCGAGCAGGTCGCCCGGGTGGCTGCGCTCGTCGCGGCGGGCGACCTCAACGACAAGCTGGCCCGCCAGGTCATCGACGGCGTGCTCGCCGGTGAGGGCGGCCCGGACGAGGTCGTGGAGAAGCGCGGTCTGAAGGTCGTCTCGGACGACGGCGCGCTCGGCGCGGCCGTGGACGAGGCGATCGCCTCCAACGCGGCGATCGCCGACAAGATCCGCAGCGGGAAGGTGGCCGCGGCCGGTGCGCTCGTGGGCGCCGTCATGAAGGCCACCCGGGGTCAGGCGGACGCGGCACGGGTGCGCGAGCTGATCCTGGAGAAGCTCGGCGCCGAGGGCTGA